A genomic region of Herbaspirillum sp. DW155 contains the following coding sequences:
- a CDS encoding bifunctional diguanylate cyclase/phosphodiesterase, with translation MGSQESFVGQFDHPSQQCDQLRPHEAEREALMGALWRSMAILEFAADGTILDANDNFLSMLGYQRHEVVGQHHRMLCDPFYAETEDYQRFWQHLYQGEVISGTLQRCRIDGTTVWLEALCSPVLDASGQLLKVISVAADISAHLDDSRHSNNVLTALNRSLGVVELSPQGLILAANRNYLKTMEYLAEDLIGQPHSVLCSADYAASEEYAAFWRDVCNGRFFSGRFPRRTRSGRTIWWEATYSPLLNPHGQAERVICIGNDVTYRVTREKSDREHLHLLSLGINETDNAVLITDEQNRIVFHNTGFTRMLGFQSQQVIGKQPGDLFSSHPSFVKSIERCHGELLQGHSFHTEELIHDMQEQPVWISAVVNPILDGEGKLINAVCVMTDITNTKVHEVLQYRVLNAMARDSSLPEQMNLLCEEIERVAPEVIASVLRVDEQGRLHTLAGPSLPEAYSRAIEGLQIGPLVGSCGSAAYTGQSVIVEEIATDPRWAEYKELALSHDLQACWSTPIKSADGKVIGTFAFYYRRPRQPSTFHHLLVDAGLHLCALAIEREASRARIHQLAFYDSLTGLPNRSLLLVQAGQAIASADRNGSTVAVMFIDLDRFKQVNDSLGHQAGDELLRTVATRLQSQARRSDIVGRLSGDEFVVVLTHYHTEHLTEVVKRIQERLAMPCHINGTPLNPSASIGVAIFPDNGHDIETLLHRADIAMYQAKAVNRGRFSFFSEEMNSLAQERLALESALRNALRGGLFELHFQPQIRLRDHSLHGVEALARWHDPQLGQIAPGRFIPIAEECGLIGELGKWALEEACFQLSDWRRRGIQVPSISVNLSATNFHDLELPQFVTGLLRRYSLAPTDLTLEITETVLMDTNPSTSQTIAAVHALGIPLAMDDFGTGYSSLGYLRKLPVSELKLDQSFVRDMAKDEAVSALTNAVIRIGESLRLVVVAEGVEDADQYQLLKNQGCDVAQGYYFSRPMSADQLEKWVRNYRGDPPPQAGTQQAQES, from the coding sequence ATGGGGAGCCAGGAGTCATTCGTGGGCCAGTTCGATCATCCATCGCAGCAATGTGATCAGCTGCGCCCGCACGAGGCAGAACGCGAGGCGCTGATGGGCGCCTTGTGGCGCTCCATGGCCATTCTCGAATTCGCCGCCGATGGCACGATCCTCGATGCCAACGACAATTTCCTCTCCATGCTGGGTTATCAGCGCCATGAAGTGGTGGGCCAGCATCACCGCATGCTGTGCGATCCCTTCTATGCCGAGACCGAGGATTACCAGCGCTTCTGGCAGCACCTGTACCAGGGCGAGGTGATCTCCGGCACCCTGCAGCGATGTCGTATCGATGGCACCACGGTCTGGCTGGAAGCGCTGTGCAGTCCGGTCCTGGACGCCAGCGGCCAGTTGCTGAAGGTGATCTCGGTGGCCGCCGACATCAGTGCCCACCTCGATGATTCGCGCCACAGCAACAATGTGCTGACCGCTCTGAACCGCTCGCTGGGCGTGGTGGAACTCTCACCGCAAGGGCTGATCCTGGCGGCCAACCGCAACTACCTCAAGACCATGGAATACCTGGCCGAAGACCTGATCGGCCAGCCCCACAGCGTATTGTGTTCTGCCGATTACGCCGCCAGCGAGGAGTACGCAGCCTTCTGGCGCGATGTCTGCAATGGCCGTTTCTTCTCCGGCCGCTTCCCGCGCCGCACCCGCAGCGGTCGCACGATCTGGTGGGAAGCCACCTACTCGCCCCTGCTCAACCCGCATGGCCAGGCCGAGCGGGTGATCTGCATCGGCAATGACGTGACCTACCGGGTCACCCGCGAGAAGAGCGACCGCGAGCACCTGCATCTGCTCTCACTGGGCATCAACGAGACCGACAATGCGGTGCTCATCACCGACGAGCAGAACCGCATCGTCTTTCACAACACCGGTTTTACCCGCATGCTGGGCTTCCAGAGCCAGCAGGTGATCGGCAAGCAGCCAGGTGACCTGTTCTCCAGCCATCCTAGCTTCGTCAAGTCCATCGAGCGCTGTCACGGCGAGCTGCTGCAAGGCCACAGCTTCCATACCGAAGAACTGATCCACGATATGCAGGAGCAGCCGGTCTGGATCTCGGCGGTGGTCAATCCCATCCTCGATGGGGAAGGCAAGCTCATCAATGCCGTCTGCGTGATGACCGACATCACCAATACCAAGGTCCACGAAGTCTTGCAGTACCGCGTGCTCAATGCCATGGCCCGTGACTCTTCGCTGCCCGAGCAGATGAACCTGCTGTGCGAGGAAATCGAGCGGGTCGCCCCCGAGGTGATCGCCTCGGTGCTGCGCGTGGACGAACAGGGGCGCCTGCACACCCTGGCCGGCCCCAGTCTGCCGGAGGCCTACTCGCGCGCCATCGAGGGCCTCCAGATCGGCCCGCTGGTGGGCTCCTGCGGCAGTGCCGCCTATACCGGCCAGAGCGTGATCGTCGAAGAGATCGCCACCGATCCGCGTTGGGCCGAGTACAAGGAACTGGCCCTGAGCCACGATCTGCAGGCCTGCTGGTCGACCCCGATCAAGTCGGCCGATGGCAAGGTCATCGGTACCTTCGCCTTCTACTATCGGCGGCCGCGCCAGCCCAGCACCTTCCACCACTTGCTGGTGGATGCCGGCCTGCACCTGTGTGCGCTGGCCATCGAGCGCGAAGCCTCACGTGCACGCATCCATCAACTGGCCTTTTATGATTCGCTCACCGGCCTGCCCAACCGCAGCCTCTTGCTGGTACAGGCGGGCCAGGCCATCGCCTCGGCCGACCGCAATGGCAGCACGGTGGCGGTGATGTTCATCGACCTGGACCGCTTCAAGCAGGTCAACGATTCGCTGGGCCACCAGGCCGGCGACGAACTGCTGCGCACGGTGGCCACCCGCCTGCAGTCACAGGCGCGGCGCTCGGACATCGTGGGGCGGCTCTCGGGCGACGAATTCGTGGTGGTGCTGACCCACTACCACACCGAACACCTGACCGAAGTGGTCAAGCGCATCCAGGAGCGCCTGGCCATGCCCTGCCACATCAACGGCACGCCCCTGAATCCCTCGGCCAGCATCGGCGTGGCGATCTTCCCCGACAACGGCCACGATATCGAGACCCTGCTGCATCGCGCCGACATCGCCATGTACCAGGCCAAGGCCGTCAACCGCGGCCGTTTCAGCTTCTTCAGCGAAGAGATGAACAGCCTCGCCCAGGAACGCCTGGCCCTGGAAAGCGCCCTGCGCAATGCCCTGCGGGGCGGCCTTTTCGAGCTGCACTTCCAGCCGCAGATCAGGCTGCGCGACCACAGCCTGCATGGCGTGGAAGCGCTGGCCCGCTGGCATGACCCGCAACTGGGCCAGATCGCGCCGGGCCGCTTCATCCCGATTGCCGAGGAGTGCGGTCTGATCGGCGAGCTGGGCAAGTGGGCGCTGGAGGAAGCCTGCTTCCAGCTGTCGGACTGGCGGCGGCGCGGCATCCAGGTGCCATCGATCTCGGTGAACCTGTCGGCCACCAACTTCCACGATCTCGAACTGCCGCAGTTCGTCACCGGCCTGCTGCGGCGCTACAGCCTGGCGCCGACCGACCTCACCCTGGAAATCACCGAGACCGTGCTCATGGACACCAACCCCAGCACCAGCCAGACCATCGCCGCCGTGCATGCGCTGGGCATCCCGCTGGCCATGGATGACTTCGGCACCGGTTATTCCAGTCTCGGCTACCTGCGCAAGCTGCCGGTCTCCGAACTCAAGCTGGACCAGAGCTTCGTGCGCGACATGGCCAAGGATGAGGCGGTCAGCGCCTTGACCAATGCCGTCATCCGCATCGGCGAAAGCCTCAGGCTGGTCGTGGTGGCCGAGGGCGTCGAGGATGCCGACCAGTACCAGCTGCTCAAGAACCAGGGCTGCGATGTGGCACAGGGCTATTATTTTTCGCGGCCGATGTCGGCCGATCAACTGGAAAAGTGGGTACGCAATTACCGCGGCGATCCGCCCCCACAAGCAGGAACGCAGCAAGCACAGGAAAGTTGA
- a CDS encoding VTT domain-containing protein — MDYLQLLDVLVHVDKYLGVLIEQYGTLIYAVLFLIVFLETGLVVLPFLPGDSLLFIAGTFCATGAMDIWLLTGLLVAAAVGGNTLNYWIGGWVGQRVYTHHYRWLNPEALRKTHAFYEKHGGKTIVIARFTPIVRSFAPFIAGVSAMSFARFQLFNVLGAFLWVVGLVVLGYLFGNIPVVQQNLNTLVLVGLIGAIIPIVLGVLWQLWRKLRGKRKVSNA, encoded by the coding sequence ATGGATTATCTGCAGTTGCTGGACGTGCTGGTGCACGTGGACAAATACCTGGGGGTTCTCATCGAGCAGTACGGCACGCTGATTTATGCAGTGCTGTTCCTGATCGTGTTCCTGGAAACCGGGCTGGTGGTCCTGCCCTTCCTGCCGGGCGATTCGCTGCTTTTCATCGCCGGTACCTTCTGTGCCACGGGGGCCATGGACATCTGGCTGCTGACGGGGCTGCTGGTGGCGGCGGCGGTGGGGGGCAATACGCTCAACTACTGGATCGGCGGATGGGTGGGGCAGCGTGTCTATACCCACCATTACCGCTGGCTCAATCCGGAGGCCCTGCGCAAGACCCACGCCTTCTACGAAAAACACGGCGGCAAGACCATCGTGATCGCCCGCTTCACGCCCATCGTGCGCAGCTTTGCGCCCTTCATCGCCGGGGTCTCGGCCATGAGCTTTGCCCGCTTCCAGCTCTTCAACGTGCTGGGCGCCTTCCTGTGGGTGGTGGGGCTGGTGGTGCTGGGCTACCTGTTCGGCAATATCCCGGTGGTGCAGCAGAACCTCAATACGCTGGTCCTCGTCGGCCTCATCGGCGCCATCATCCCCATCGTGCTGGGCGTGCTGTGGCAGCTGTGGCGCAAGCTGCGCGGCAAGCGCAAGGTCAGCAACGCCTGA